A single region of the Pseudomonas mandelii genome encodes:
- the secB gene encoding protein-export chaperone SecB, which translates to MTDQQNTAASEEETAPQFSLQRIYVRDLSFEAPKSPAIFRQQWEPSVGLDLNTRQKALEGDFHEVVLTLSVTVKNGDEVAFIAEVQQAGIFLIKNLDDASMSHTLGAFCPNILFPYARETLDSLVTRGSFPALMLAPVNFDALYAQELQRMQAAGETPTVQ; encoded by the coding sequence ATGACTGACCAACAGAACACTGCAGCTAGCGAAGAAGAAACCGCACCGCAATTCTCCTTGCAGCGCATCTACGTACGTGACTTGTCGTTCGAAGCCCCGAAAAGCCCGGCGATCTTCCGCCAGCAGTGGGAGCCAAGCGTCGGTCTGGATCTGAACACTCGTCAAAAGGCCCTGGAAGGCGACTTCCACGAAGTCGTGCTGACCTTGTCCGTGACCGTGAAAAACGGTGACGAAGTGGCGTTCATCGCTGAAGTGCAACAGGCCGGGATCTTCCTGATCAAGAACCTGGACGACGCTTCGATGAGCCACACCCTCGGCGCGTTCTGCCCGAACATCCTGTTCCCGTATGCTCGCGAGACCCTGGACAGCCTGGTGACCCGCGGTTCGTTCCCGGCCCTGATGCTGGCTCCGGTGAACTTCGACGCGCTGTACGCACAAGAACTGCAACGCATGCAGGCGGCTGGCGAGACTCCGACCGTTCAGTAA
- a CDS encoding rhodanese-like domain-containing protein, which translates to MVANLIQFATNHYLLVGIFVVLLALLIAYQMQGGGRSLSTGELTGLVNKDAGVVIDIRPVKDFAAGHIVGALNIPHDKLTARIAELEKHKAKTIILVDAMGQTAGTHARELMKSGYTAAKLSGGISSWKGDNLPLVK; encoded by the coding sequence ATGGTTGCTAACCTGATTCAATTCGCCACTAACCACTATCTGCTCGTCGGTATCTTCGTCGTACTGCTGGCGTTGCTGATCGCTTATCAGATGCAAGGCGGCGGCCGCAGCCTGAGCACCGGTGAACTGACCGGCTTGGTCAACAAGGACGCGGGCGTTGTAATCGACATCCGTCCGGTCAAGGATTTCGCCGCCGGTCACATTGTTGGCGCGTTGAATATTCCTCACGACAAGCTGACCGCTCGCATTGCCGAACTGGAAAAGCACAAGGCCAAGACCATCATCCTGGTCGATGCCATGGGCCAGACCGCCGGCACCCATGCCCGCGAACTGATGAAATCCGGCTACACCGCCGCCAAGCTGTCCGGCGGTATTTCCAGCTGGAAAGGCGATAACCTGCCGCTGGTGAAGTGA
- the grxC gene encoding glutaredoxin 3 translates to MSNVVVYSSDYCPYCSRAKYLLENKGVAFEEIKVDGKPQVRAAMAQKAGRTSVPQIWIGERHIGGCDDLFALERAGKLDAMLKA, encoded by the coding sequence ATGAGCAACGTCGTCGTCTATTCCAGCGATTACTGCCCTTACTGTTCGCGAGCCAAGTACCTGCTCGAAAACAAAGGCGTGGCCTTCGAAGAGATCAAGGTCGATGGCAAGCCGCAGGTGCGCGCCGCCATGGCCCAGAAGGCCGGACGTACGTCCGTGCCGCAGATCTGGATCGGCGAGCGCCACATTGGTGGCTGTGATGATTTGTTTGCCCTTGAGCGCGCCGGCAAGCTCGACGCCATGCTCAAGGCCTGA